aaccaccaaaattggtccttgagagacgacctaggagtcacatcctagttAATATACTGCATTCattattgcacatcaaatttgtatgggtcGCGACAGCTCGTATcaaaattttggcgccgttgctggggaccAAAGGTTTGGTTTTGggtcttttgttgttttctgtTATGTGTGTTTTTGTGTACATGTGAtatatgttttaagtttttgttttgttaatatttgttgttgtgttttatcttgtgttgtgatgtaatgttttgttttgtgcaTGCATGTCGTAtgagttttgttaatttaaaaaataaatatatattagttttccCTCCATGTTATGTTTCTGTATATTTCTTTCTATACAATCTTTGTTTGAAGAGGGAGTCCAAGTCTGAGAGAGGTTTTGAACTAGAATAGAGAAAATGACAGATTCTCAAGACTGGATGTATGAGATAGTCAAGAGTCTTCCCAAATTCCATGGGTTGGCACATGAAGATCCATACAGGCACCTCAAGGAGTTTCGTTTGGTGTGTTTATCTATGAGGCATGCTGGTGTTTCAAAGGAGACAGTGTTGATAAAAATGTTTCCCATGTCCCTTCAAGATGAAGCaagagactggttcatataccagtatccttttaatagttggcaggaaacacaacaaaaattcttcGACAAGTTCTTTCCAGCAGCAAAGGTGAGCAGCATTAGGATGAAGATCACTTCCATTGAGCAGTTTCAAGAAGAAAACTTAGCAGATTATTGGGAGAGGTTTAATATGCTCTGCACAACTtgtccaaaccaccaaattccAGAGCATTTGCTCTTGACTTATTTTTATGAAGGGCTCCTGGACAATGAAAGGATACTTGTGGATGCAGCTATTGGTGGATGTTGGATGGATATAACCCCAACAAAAGCGAGGAAGTTGCTCTGCAAGCTGGCTGGTGAAAGTCCAATTGAGGTAGCAAAGGAAGAACCTGAGCAGCTTGTTCTGGATTCTGACATTGATAGCCTTGAGGATGAAGCTGATAACTTGGAGTTTGGTAAGAAATTTCTCAGTGAGCAAAAACAGGTTTATTCTGAACCTGAGATTCCAATTTTACCAGATTTGCCTACACATTCAAATGCATGTGATTTGACGCACACTGATTCTATAGGGTTTATGACTGATACTGATACAAATTCGATTGaccattctaaaatttttaattcagtgTCAGCCATTGAACCCATTAGTGAGAGTAGcgtcaatattaattttgaaagaaaaactaTGCAATCTGATGACTTTACAGAGTTAGgattaaactttgatttaacacagttttctgaaaattttgaatgtgaCTGTGAATCTGATTCTTGCTCCATTTGTGttgaaattgattatgcattACAGCGAGACTCTAAGTTTATTACAGATGCTATTAATTGTGAGTTTGATGACAAGGATGCAGAGTTCAAAAAGAATGCAGGTGCTCACATTAAGGAATGCATGATTAATGAAGAAGAGTATACTGCTACTTCTTTGAGCGAGCCAGAGATAGCTATTCCGGTGTCACACACCAAACAAATGCTAGTGGAAGGAGAGATACTGCTGAAACAAATtgcaaagagaaaaatattgatgaagcagttcttccccaaattttctttgcTGGATCCTGAGGCGAAGAACATCTCCCTGCTTGTCCAagtttggcaactgccaccataaccaggggagttttcctGTTCATTCTTCCCTTAATTTTCTTGGTTTGCGAATTAGGGGAGAATTCTGATTTTcttagtttatgattttttttttgtttaaaaaaaaaaataaataaataaaataaaataaaaaaataaaaaaaaaaattttgtgttCTCTTTCAGgtgtgttattttgttaatatatgtattgtaaatatgtttttttttgtctgcTGTTTTTGACATTACGTTTTGTGTGCTTTGATTTTGTGTGTTCGGTATTggtcttttgttttgttaacttgtattctgttttatttatttatttagttttt
This Vigna angularis cultivar LongXiaoDou No.4 chromosome 4, ASM1680809v1, whole genome shotgun sequence DNA region includes the following protein-coding sequences:
- the LOC128196125 gene encoding uncharacterized protein LOC128196125, coding for MTDSQDWMYEIVKSLPKFHGLAHEDPYRHLKEFRLVCLSMRHAGVSKETVLIKMFPMSLQDEARDWFIYQYPFNSWQETQQKFFDKFFPAAKVSSIRMKITSIEQFQEENLADYWERFNMLCTTCPNHQIPEHLLLTYFYEGLLDNERILVDAAIGGCWMDITPTKARKLLCKLAGESPIEVAKEEPEQLVLDSDIDSLEDEADNLEFGKKFLSEQKQVYSEPEIPILPDLPTHSNACDLTHTDSIGFMTDTDTNSIDHSKIFNSVSAIEPISESSVNINFERKTMQSDDFTELGLNFDLTQFSENFECDCESDSCSICVEIDYALQRDSKFITDAINCEFDDKDAEFKKNAGAHIKECMINEEEYTATSLSEPEIAIPVSHTKQMLVEGEILLKQIAKRKILMKQFFPKFSLLDPEAKNISLLVQVWQLPP